The segment CCGGCCCGCGATCTCCTGGTCTTCCCCAGACGAGAGGCTCTGGCCGTTCCGCACGCACAGTTGCGCAATGCGTGGCTGTCGGCTCTCCGGCGGGAAGGACTGTTGGCCCCTACCGAGGACAAGTCGTGCAACGATTCTCGATTGGATTGATCGGGCTGTATCGGCAGTGGGTGTCTCCATGGCTGCCGCCGGCCTGCCGGTTCGAGCCGACCTGTTCCCACTACGCCCAGGATGCGATCCGGCGGCATGGCTTGGTGCGCGGCCTTGCGTGGGCCCTCTGGCGGCTCCTGAAGTGCCATCCGTTTCACCCCGGCGGGTATGACCCGGTTAAGTAGGCTCAAAGACGTCACCGGGACACGGCGCTCCGCCTTCAACCGTTCATGTCG is part of the Nitrospirota bacterium genome and harbors:
- the yidD gene encoding membrane protein insertion efficiency factor YidD encodes the protein MAVGSPAGRTVGPYRGQVVQRFSIGLIGLYRQWVSPWLPPACRFEPTCSHYAQDAIRRHGLVRGLAWALWRLLKCHPFHPGGYDPVK